The following are encoded together in the Lysobacter silvisoli genome:
- a CDS encoding SRPBCC family protein has protein sequence MVTRTFDAPARLVFEAWVRPELFRRWWVPRSLGMTLRSCDLDVRTGGEYRLVFGDDPAHAMAFFGKYLEVVPNERIVWTNEEGGEVGSITTVTFEERDGKTLLVLTERYPTKQALDEAGTGAQDAMHETFAQLDGLLVELAAA, from the coding sequence ATGGTCACGCGAACCTTCGACGCGCCCGCGCGGCTGGTGTTCGAAGCCTGGGTCCGGCCCGAGCTGTTCCGGCGCTGGTGGGTGCCGCGCTCCCTGGGCATGACGCTGCGTTCGTGCGACCTGGACGTGCGCACCGGCGGCGAATACCGCCTGGTGTTCGGCGACGATCCCGCTCACGCGATGGCGTTCTTCGGCAAGTACCTGGAGGTGGTGCCCAACGAGCGCATCGTATGGACGAACGAGGAAGGCGGCGAAGTGGGATCGATCACCACCGTGACCTTCGAAGAGCGCGACGGCAAGACGCTGCTGGTGCTGACCGAACGGTATCCGACCAAGCAAGCGTTGGACGAGGCCGGCACCGGCGCGCAGGACGCGATGCACGAGACGTTTGCGCAGCTCGACGGGCTGCTGGTCGAACTGGCCGCGGCTTGA
- a CDS encoding ArsR/SmtB family transcription factor has protein sequence MVHYQARLDATFSALSDVTRRGVLEHLGAAEASITDLADKFGMTLTGMKKHVGVLEQAGLVTTEKVGRVRTCRIGSCRLEEELAWISRYRQVWDARFDALDGVIAELKQQEKARGRKK, from the coding sequence ATGGTTCACTATCAAGCTCGGCTCGACGCGACCTTCTCCGCCCTCTCCGACGTCACCCGGCGCGGCGTGCTGGAGCACCTGGGGGCTGCGGAAGCCTCCATCACCGATCTGGCCGACAAGTTCGGAATGACCCTGACGGGCATGAAGAAGCATGTCGGGGTGCTGGAGCAGGCCGGCCTGGTGACCACCGAGAAGGTCGGCCGCGTGCGTACCTGCCGCATCGGCTCGTGCCGTCTCGAGGAAGAGCTGGCGTGGATCTCGCGTTATCGCCAAGTGTGGGACGCGCGCTTCGACGCGCTGGACGGCGTCATCGCCGAACTCAAACAACAGGAGAAGGCTCGTGGTCGCAAGAAATGA
- a CDS encoding S1 family peptidase — protein sequence MRRAVFPLLLLTSFAAGAVVIRDDVPDRRHRMAISEFPALADVPGEGHGVLIAPRWVLTAAHAVGWQKAVDVVVVGGTPYAVNRIVVHPGYRKPPQDLIDAAIKSGDWAAFLEFMTASDDIALIELTEPVRDVAPARIYRGSALGKVVRLMGRGATGKGSEGHHPHGPNRTDLRQGYNQISSSDGRWIGYTFDAPPAALPLEASSGNGDSGGPILVAVGDEWQVAGITAWKRVQGNPVDTWPGKYGQTNYGVRVEHYRDWIEKTIAGDATAVAPPGA from the coding sequence ATGCGTCGCGCCGTCTTTCCGCTACTGCTTTTAACCTCGTTCGCCGCCGGCGCCGTCGTCATTCGCGACGACGTACCCGACCGGCGGCATCGCATGGCGATCTCCGAATTCCCGGCCCTGGCCGACGTACCCGGCGAAGGCCATGGCGTCCTCATCGCGCCGCGCTGGGTCCTGACCGCCGCCCACGCCGTCGGCTGGCAGAAGGCCGTCGATGTCGTGGTCGTCGGCGGCACGCCGTATGCCGTAAACCGCATCGTCGTCCATCCCGGCTACCGGAAGCCGCCTCAAGACCTGATCGACGCGGCGATCAAGTCGGGCGACTGGGCGGCCTTCCTGGAATTCATGACCGCTTCCGACGATATCGCCCTGATCGAGTTGACCGAGCCGGTGCGCGACGTAGCGCCCGCACGGATCTACCGCGGATCGGCGCTGGGCAAGGTCGTTCGCCTCATGGGCCGCGGCGCCACCGGCAAGGGATCGGAAGGCCACCATCCGCACGGCCCCAATCGGACCGACCTGCGCCAGGGCTACAACCAGATCAGCAGTTCCGACGGCCGCTGGATCGGATACACCTTCGACGCGCCGCCGGCCGCCCTGCCGCTGGAAGCCTCCTCCGGCAACGGCGACAGCGGCGGACCGATCCTGGTCGCCGTCGGCGACGAATGGCAGGTCGCCGGGATCACCGCATGGAAGCGCGTGCAGGGCAATCCGGTGGACACCTGGCCGGGCAAGTACGGGCAGACGAACTACGGGGTGCGGGTGGAGCATTACCGGGATTGGATCGAGAAGACGATTGCAGGTGATGCCACCGCAGTCGCGCCGCCGGGCGCCTAG
- a CDS encoding lipocalin-like domain-containing protein has translation MKTLTGALVAMLAGFAARDARVPVHAFPLQGTWTLVAADQILPDGETARDYGANPKGRLIVDARGRYSLQIFKSERLPFASHSKADGSADEFRSAVLGSSTHYGTISIDERAGMLVFSIEGASFPNWEGTTQRRRYELDGGTLRYQVPPRAGGSVPISVWRRVE, from the coding sequence ATGAAGACACTGACCGGCGCCCTGGTCGCCATGCTTGCGGGGTTCGCCGCGCGCGACGCGCGAGTGCCCGTGCATGCATTCCCGCTGCAAGGCACCTGGACCCTGGTCGCCGCCGACCAGATCCTGCCGGACGGCGAAACGGCGCGGGATTACGGCGCAAACCCGAAGGGCAGGTTGATCGTCGATGCGCGGGGGCGCTATTCGCTGCAGATATTCAAGTCCGAGCGCCTGCCCTTCGCCAGCCACAGCAAGGCCGATGGCAGCGCCGACGAATTCAGATCGGCGGTCCTGGGCAGCAGCACCCACTACGGCACGATCTCGATCGACGAACGTGCGGGAATGCTGGTGTTCTCGATCGAGGGCGCGTCCTTCCCCAACTGGGAAGGCACCACGCAAAGGCGCCGTTACGAACTGGACGGCGGCACCCTGCGCTACCAGGTGCCGCCGCGGGCCGGCGGCAGCGTGCCGATTTCGGTGTGGCGGCGGGTCGAATGA
- a CDS encoding phytanoyl-CoA dioxygenase family protein: MIDREQLHRDGYVLLRGEIPLDWLPDLRRAFDAGVQASEHWPVPRGPGWRHSLLDLDPIVQAVCRRPRLLAAVGALIGERYFLSQVEGREPLPGGGHQGLHRDLSAQRPGDTVNALAYFDDYGPDNGATRLVPGSHRPTPDAPAPSADDESRSLQLAGSAGDILVFDADLVHAGSINPGDLRRRSALIGYFAESNYAAHLKTARLRSVRMDTSERFEP, encoded by the coding sequence ATGATCGACCGCGAGCAACTCCACCGCGACGGATACGTACTGCTCCGCGGCGAAATCCCGCTGGATTGGCTACCCGATCTGCGCCGCGCGTTCGACGCGGGCGTACAAGCGTCGGAGCACTGGCCGGTGCCGCGCGGCCCAGGCTGGCGCCATTCGCTGCTGGACCTGGACCCGATCGTGCAAGCCGTCTGCCGGCGGCCGCGCCTGCTGGCCGCGGTGGGCGCGCTGATCGGCGAGCGCTACTTCCTGTCCCAGGTGGAGGGCCGCGAGCCCCTGCCAGGGGGCGGCCATCAGGGACTGCACCGCGACCTGTCCGCGCAGCGGCCGGGCGACACCGTCAACGCGCTCGCCTACTTCGACGATTACGGACCCGACAACGGCGCCACCCGCCTGGTGCCCGGCAGCCACCGGCCGACGCCGGACGCTCCAGCGCCAAGCGCCGACGACGAGTCCCGCAGCCTGCAACTGGCCGGCAGCGCGGGCGACATCCTGGTGTTCGACGCCGACCTGGTTCATGCGGGCAGCATCAATCCCGGCGACCTGCGCCGCCGCTCCGCACTGATCGGTTACTTCGCCGAATCCAACTATGCGGCGCACCTGAAAACCGCGCGCTTGCGCAGCGTGCGCATGGACACCAGCGAAAGATTCGAACCCTAG